A single Danio rerio strain Tuebingen ecotype United States chromosome 17, GRCz12tu, whole genome shotgun sequence DNA region contains:
- the cox7a2a gene encoding cytochrome c oxidase subunit 7A2a (The RefSeq protein has 1 substitution compared to this genomic sequence), with the protein MFRHLRTLQQVSRRTISSSARRQLENKVPNKQKLFQEDNDLPVHLKGGLTDGLLYRLTMALTIFGSGYVVYTLFDAAMPKKKD; encoded by the exons ATGTTTAGGCACTTAAGG ACGCTGCAGCAGATCTCCAGGCGAACCATATCCAGTAGTGCACGCAGACAGCTGGAGAACAAAGTCCCTAACAAGCAGAAGTTGTTTCAG gAAGACAATGACTTACCTGTTCATCTGAAGGGGGGGCTTACAGATGGCCTCTTGTACAGGCTAACAATGGCCCTTACTATCTTTG GCAGTGGTTATGTGGTGTACACATTGTTCGACGCAGCGATGCCCAAGAAGAAGGATTGA
- the tmem30aa gene encoding transmembrane protein 30Aa — MMASSYNAKEEDGHHPGLVGSGGPGAVKSKKPDNTAFKQQRLPAWQPILTAGTVLPAFFMIGLIFIPIGIGLFVTSNNIKEFEIDYTGVDMSSPCYNCAQNYSWNSTSVCTCTVPFTLDQPFESNVFMYYGLSNFYQNHRRYVKSRDDSQLNGDKSSLLNPSKECEPYRTSDRKPIAPCGAIANSLFNDTLELFYIHPNGSKIGIHLVKTGIAWWTDKHVKFRNPGGSNNNLSVVFQDTSKPVNWRKAVYELDPADPENNGFVNEDLIVWMRTAALPTFRKLYRIIQKKKDTMTPTLPPGNYSLEVAYNYPVRSFDGRKRVILSTISWMGGKNPFLGIAYITVGSVCFFLGVVLLIIHHKYGNRNNNADIPN, encoded by the exons ATGATGGCGTCCAGCTATAACGCGAAGGAGGAGGACGGTCATCATCCGGGATTGGTGGGCTCCGGCGGCCCGGGCGCCGTCAAGAGCAAGAAGCCGGACAACACGGCCTTTAAACAGCAGCGTTTGCCCGCCTGGCAGCCCATCCTGACAGCAGGCACCGTCCTGCCTGCCTTCTTCATGATCGGACTCATCTTCATCCCCATCGGCATCGGACTCTTCGTCACCTCCAATAACATCAAAGAGTTTGAA ATCGACTACACTGGTGTCGACATGTCCAGTCCGTGTTACAACTGTGCACAGAACTACAGCTGGAACAGCACTAGTGTGTGCACTTGCACTGTTCCCTTCACACTAGACCAGCCTTTCGAG agtaATGTTTTCATGTATTACGGACTCTCCAACTTCTATCAAAACCACAGACGTTATGTCAAATCCAGAGATGACAGTCAGCTGAATGGAGACAAAAGCTCTTTACTG AATCCGAGTAAAGAGTGTGAACCGTATCGAACAAGTGACAGGAAGCCCATTGCTCCTTGCGGCGCCATTGCTAACAGTCTCTTCAACG ATACACTGGAGCTGTTTTATATCCATCCAAACGGAAGCAAAATCGGCATTCATCTGGTGAAGACAGGCATTGCGTGGTGGACTGACAAACACGTCAAGTTCAGAAACCCAGGAGGAAGCAACAACAACCTCTCCGTTGTTTTCCAAG ACACCAGCAAACCTGTAAACTGGCGTAAGGCTGTCTACGAGCTGGACCCGGCTGATCCCGAGAACAACGGTTTCGTCAACGAGGACTTGATCGTGTGGATGAGAACCGCTGCTCTTCCCACGTTCAGGAAACTGTACCGCATCATTCAGAAGAAGAAGGACACCATGACCCCAACACTACCGCCGGGAAACTACAGCCTGGAGGTCGCCTACA ATTACCCCGTGCGCAGCTTCGACGGCCGCAAGCGCGTGATcctcagcaccatctcctggatgGGGGGCAAGAACCCGTTCCTGGGGATCGCCTACATCACAGTGGGCTCAGTGTGCTTCTTTCTGGGCGTCGTCCTGCTGATCATCCACCACAAATACGGCAACCGCAACAACAATGCTGACATTCCCAATTAA